TTGCTTTTTATCTcatttccctcttctcttctaaccccagaaaggaaagagacCAAGGACAGGGATCCAAATATCGGGGCACGTACTATAAAAGGGAAGTCTAAAACTTGTGGTTGTGTTGCTTATCTCATTGGTTTGCTCGCCGTTATTGATTGATTCCTCGCCCCCAGGGCTGAGTGTAGCGGGTAGCGCCCTTTAATATGCATTGGACCCAGGAACCTGGTTGTCGGGTTAGTGCCTGCCTAAAGTAGTCGTAGTAGTGCCCTTTGTGAAGACGAGCACAATCTCCAGCTGGCCGGTTCTTCCTTCCTGCAGCTTGGCTGAAACTCCGTCCCAGAACAGCCTACTTCCTTTTTTCCCTATCAGACATACACCAAGGCATGGATCTTATCCAATTGTCGCTGTCAAGTACACCGCAAGTCCGAGTCTAGACAGGAGTCTTGTTGGCGGGTTGAAGCCGAGAGGTAAGTGATTATCAATGCAATGGACCAGTGTCGATTGTAGGTACTTTTATCTCAGCTGGTCTTTTGTTTTCAGGGAGACAACAAGCAGGGAATCCTCCTGTCCGCACTGACCTTGGCGAGCTAGCCCTCCGGATGGTATGCATTGAGGAAATAGAATACATATAAAAGGAGCAGCGCTGACCGGATATTGCAGTGCAATTCAAATATTTTGTCCCGCTCTTTCTTGTTAACGACCTGCACAAGGGTCATCCACACTACTGAGACTCATTGACAATTAAACTCGCCTCCCCGGCTTACGATGAAATATGGCTACCGTATTTTCGAAACAGCCCTTAACCAAGCACAACCTCGAACAACacagccagcttcttccCGGTGTAAGTTCATCTGTTTCATTTCCCTTATCTGCGTTCAATCACGAGCTTGCCCTAACTCGAGACGTTGTTTTAAATAGCAACCTTCCACCGAGGCTGTCACTATGTGGTTGGAAAAGGTCATTGCAGAAGAACAGACCCACCGTTCATCTTCCCGGATGAGCAAGACCCTCTCCGGCATGCAACTGCGGGCCGGAGACGCTGATATTGACGACTATTTGGATTGTCTTGAACAAGGGATGCGGTCCTCTTTCACTGCCGCCACAACGGATGCGGATCATTTCAAGATGTTTGAGCAGCAGCGTCCTTTCATGTACATCGAAACTCCACTAGAGCGGTTTCTCACCCCAGGATCCAGCGACCCAAGTTACTTCAGTCGTCCCACTCTAGCAAACATGGGATTTCGATATGAGGCAAAAGAGAGGACTGATCTGGTTCGCGGTCATGTGAAGGCAACAGATGAGAAGGCTCTTCATGCGCCAGATCCATCGTCCAGGTAACTTCGAATGCTCAGGCTCATTGTGTTGTAATGCGCGCCGACATCTTCGACACTATATACCTATGGCAGACATGGCTGTTGATGTCATATCTGGCTTTACATTCTCTGCAAAAATTGAAGACAATTGAATAAATAATGACTATTGCATTAACTGGGTATAATTAGCGTAGCACGCTTGTATAGATGTCACTTCGACAGACGAGTCTGCCCTTTAAGTCAAGACAACGCCATTCTCTCTATGCCAAACCCTGCAACTGACCATCCGACAGAGTCACAGGCGCTTCAAATACCATACAACCGTAAGGCCTCTAGTCCTCCAAGCTTTCAGCACGACACTTGATCTAGCGACGGACCGCAGAATATTGCTGTATTTGAAACCATCCAATAATGCCGGCTCACAACGACGCAAAAGACTTCACGCTCCCAGCTCTCGGCCCAGACCCCTTCTCCACTACCCCATCAATCGGGTATTTCCACTCCATGAATCTCGTCCAACCTATTCGAACAGGCCGGGTTAGCACAAATCCTCAACCGAGCCCGACAAATCACAGTATATTGCAGGGAAACGAAGAGTCAAAGCAAGATAACATACTCCAATAAGCACATTTCCTCCCCAAAAACTTCCCAACAAACGGCACAATCACCATCGTGAGCAGGAGCTCCAGTTGCTCGATGCTCTCCTGCCACTCGGCCTCAGCATCGGAGTAATCAGAGAGCGTCTCGAGATCGGACGCAGATGTGGTTTCGGAGGGGAGCGATGCGATTTCGTCGCCGAGCGAGTCTACGCTGGTGTAGCTGAGGCTGCGGGAGCGCGGGGAgggggtggatgatgttggggttgggaggatGTAGGAgtcggaggcggaggcggaacCGGAGCTAGACATTTTGGGTGCAGTGTTATA
The nucleotide sequence above comes from Aspergillus puulaauensis MK2 DNA, chromosome 3, nearly complete sequence. Encoded proteins:
- a CDS encoding uncharacterized protein (COG:S;~EggNog:ENOG410PS2H;~InterPro:IPR037652;~PFAM:PF19117;~go_process: GO:0045040 - protein insertion into mitochondrial outer membrane [Evidence IEA];~go_process: GO:0070096 - mitochondrial outer membrane translocase complex assembly [Evidence IEA]) — protein: MSSSGSASASDSYILPTPTSSTPSPRSRSLSYTSVDSLGDEIASLPSETTSASDLETLSDYSDAEAEWQESIEQLELLLTMVIVPFVGKFLGRKCAYWSWTRFMEWKYPIDGVVEKGSGPRAGSVKSFASL